In one window of Branchiostoma lanceolatum isolate klBraLanc5 chromosome 15, klBraLanc5.hap2, whole genome shotgun sequence DNA:
- the LOC136420303 gene encoding zinc metalloproteinase nas-39-like: MKLTPLAIATSAPGCGSNLTVPPEGYVTSPNYPDNYGNDQTCEWTITAPEGSRVRLTFASFHLDDDYDFLIVNDGGSGRVTRLQSLTGELSVYPITSTSNEMFVRFTSDGSQTRQGFQFTATEISALGCGGTLTAPPEGTVTSPNHPDHYDNGQTCEWTITVPEGNYVHLTFGSFNLEESYDFLTIYKRDGETASLCQSLSGGAPVYPVICKSNEIFARFTSDHSGTAQGFLFSYKGVPGCGGTLTAPPGGIVKSPGTYNTDKTCEWTITVPEGSTVRLTFDSFHLDYDSDFWAIYDGDSGRAALLQR, from the exons ATGAAGTTGACTCCACTAG CGATAGCGACCAGTGCTCCTGGATGTGGAAGTAACTTGACGGTTCCCCCTGAGGGTtatgtgacatcaccgaactatcccgATAACTACGGCAACGATCAGacctgtgagtggacgatcacgGCACCAGAAGGAAGCAGAGTTCGTCTCACGTTTGCCAGCTTCCATCTCGATGACGATTATGACTTTTTAATCGTCAACGATGGAGGCAGTGGCAGAGTGACACGATTGCAGAG CTTAACAGGTGAACTGTCAGTCTACCCCATCACCAGTACATCTAACGAGATGTtcgtgaggtttacatctgacgggAGTCAAACGCGTCAGGGGTTCCAGTTTACAG CGACAGAGATCAGTGCTCTTGGATGTGGAGGAAccctgacggctccccctgaaggtactgtgacatcaccgaaccaTCCCGACCATTACGACAACGGCCAgacttgtgagtggacgatcaccgtaccAGAAGGAAACTACGTTCATCTGACGTTTGGCAGCTTCAACCTCGAAGAGAGTTATGACTTTCTGACCATCTACAAAAGAGACGGCGAAACTGCTTCACTATGTCAGAG CTTATCAGGTGGAGCGCCAGTCTACCCGGTCATCTGCAAATCTAACGAGATATTTGCAAGGTTTACATCTGATCATAGTGgcacggctcaggggttcctGTTCTCTTACAAAG GGGTGcctggatgtggaggtaccctgacggctccccctgGGGGTATTGTCAAATCACCGGGTACCTACAATACTGATAAGacctgtgagtggacgatcaccgtgccaGAAGGGAGCACTGTTCGTCTCACGTTTGACAGCTTCCACCTAGACTACGATTCTGACTTTTGGGCCATCTACGATGGAGACAGTGGCAGAGCTGCACTATTGCAGAGGTAA